Proteins encoded by one window of Acidimicrobiales bacterium:
- the ccrA gene encoding crotonyl-CoA carboxylase/reductase, which produces MRDILEAIQAGAPGEQLGALPIPDSYRAAVVHKSETAMFEGMESADKDPRRSLHVEDVAVPELAPDEAYVAVMASAINFNTVWTSIFEPLPTFLFLERLGRESRWGARHNLPYHVVGSDAAGVVVRVGSAVRKWKPGDRVTIHCNYVDDQDPSSHDDAMLADNQRIWGFESNFGGLADLTVVKANQLMPKPAHLSWEEAACNALCNSTSYRMLVGHHGANMKQGDAVLIWGATGGLGGYAVQYVLNGGGVPVGVVSSADKVKLLEGLGCEAVIDRKAGGYKFWSDEHTQDEREWRRFGKDVRALVGEDPDIVFEHPGRSTMGASVFVAKRGGLIMTCAATSGYMIEYDNRHLWMKLKSIKSSHFANYREAWEANDLLAKGMIQPILSTVHPLEEVGEATRLVQHNLHEGKVGVLCLAPSEGLGIDDPETRAKIGEDRITLFRRHGK; this is translated from the coding sequence ATGCGAGACATCCTCGAGGCAATCCAGGCCGGAGCCCCCGGAGAGCAGCTGGGCGCCCTGCCCATTCCCGACTCCTACCGGGCCGCCGTGGTCCACAAGTCGGAGACCGCCATGTTCGAGGGAATGGAGTCGGCCGACAAGGACCCTCGCCGCTCACTCCACGTGGAAGACGTGGCCGTCCCCGAGCTGGCGCCCGACGAGGCCTACGTCGCCGTGATGGCCAGCGCCATCAACTTCAACACGGTGTGGACGTCCATCTTCGAGCCCCTGCCCACCTTCTTGTTCCTCGAGCGCCTCGGCCGCGAGAGCCGCTGGGGCGCCCGCCACAACCTGCCCTACCACGTGGTGGGCTCGGATGCCGCCGGCGTGGTGGTGCGAGTCGGCTCGGCAGTCCGCAAGTGGAAGCCCGGTGATCGGGTCACGATCCACTGCAACTACGTCGACGATCAGGACCCCTCGTCGCACGATGACGCCATGCTGGCCGACAACCAGCGCATCTGGGGCTTCGAGTCCAACTTCGGCGGCCTGGCCGATCTGACGGTGGTGAAGGCCAACCAGCTCATGCCCAAGCCCGCCCACCTCAGCTGGGAGGAGGCGGCCTGCAACGCCTTGTGCAACTCGACCTCCTACCGCATGCTCGTGGGCCATCACGGCGCCAACATGAAGCAGGGCGACGCCGTGCTCATCTGGGGGGCCACGGGAGGCCTCGGCGGCTACGCGGTGCAGTACGTGCTGAATGGTGGGGGAGTTCCGGTTGGAGTGGTCAGCTCGGCGGACAAGGTGAAGCTGCTCGAGGGGCTGGGCTGCGAGGCGGTCATCGACCGCAAGGCGGGCGGCTACAAGTTCTGGTCCGACGAGCACACCCAGGACGAGCGGGAGTGGCGCCGATTCGGAAAGGACGTCCGGGCCCTGGTGGGGGAGGATCCCGACATCGTCTTCGAGCACCCGGGTCGGTCGACGATGGGGGCCTCGGTGTTCGTGGCCAAGCGAGGCGGCCTCATCATGACCTGCGCGGCGACGTCGGGCTACATGATCGAGTACGACAACCGCCACCTGTGGATGAAGCTGAAGAGCATCAAGTCCAGCCACTTCGCCAACTACCGGGAGGCGTGGGAAGCCAACGACCTCCTCGCCAAGGGCATGATCCAGCCCATCCTCTCCACGGTGCACCCACTGGAGGAGGTCGGCGAGGCCACCCGGCTGGTGCAGCACAATCTCCACGAGGGAAAGGTCGGGGTCTTGTGCCTGGCCCCGTCGGAGGGGCTCGGGATCGACGACCCCGAAACCCGGGCGAAGATCGGTGAGGACCGGATCACGCTGTTCCGGAGGCATGGCAAGTGA
- the mce gene encoding methylmalonyl-CoA epimerase has translation MSAAGAGDSLLTEIDHVAIAVHDLGAAIDYYGSTFGAVVAHRERVESDGVEEALLKVADSYIQLITPTSEDSTVAKYLERKGEGLHHVGYRVDDCATALQAVKDAGGQVIDEEPRPGSRGTTVAFIHPKTAFGTLIELVEE, from the coding sequence GTGAGCGCGGCCGGAGCCGGTGACTCCCTGCTCACCGAGATCGACCACGTCGCCATCGCCGTCCACGACCTGGGCGCCGCCATCGACTACTACGGGTCCACGTTCGGCGCCGTCGTCGCCCACCGTGAGCGGGTGGAGTCCGATGGGGTTGAGGAGGCGCTGCTCAAGGTGGCCGACTCCTACATCCAGCTCATCACTCCCACGAGCGAGGACTCCACGGTCGCCAAGTACCTCGAGCGCAAGGGAGAGGGTCTCCACCACGTCGGCTACCGGGTGGACGACTGCGCGACCGCCCTCCAGGCGGTGAAGGACGCCGGCGGCCAGGTCATCGACGAGGAGCCCAGACCGGGTTCGCGCGGCACGACAGTGGCCTTCATCCATCCCAAGACGGCCTTCGGCACCCTCATCGAGCTGGTCGAGGAGTAG
- a CDS encoding acetyl-CoA C-acetyltransferase, whose protein sequence is MPGSVIVAGARTPIGRLSGALTGFSAMDLGGFAIAAALERAGLTPEQVEYVLMGQVLQAGQGQITARQAAVKAGIPMTVPAMTVNKVCLSGLNSIYLADQMIAAGDADVVVAGGMESMTKAPYLLPEARAGYRMGDSSLVDSMMFDGLFCAFDVCAMGAATERYSKAASIARDRQDAFAAASHERAAAAIKDGRFADEIVPVSVPQRKGDPVVIDTDEGVRPGTTTESLGKLRPAFEGDGTITAGNASQISDGGAAVVVTSRAKADELGVRPLGEIVSYGMVAGPDPSLLTQPSRSTRQALDRAGRQVGDVDLFEFNEAFAAVGLASMEDLGITDEVTNVNGGAIALGHPIGMSGTRLALTLLTELGRRGGGLGAAALCGGGGQGDALLVQAPAS, encoded by the coding sequence ATGCCTGGTTCTGTAATCGTCGCCGGTGCCCGTACGCCGATCGGTCGGCTGTCGGGCGCCCTGACCGGCTTCAGCGCCATGGACCTGGGCGGTTTTGCCATCGCCGCCGCCCTCGAGCGGGCGGGCCTGACGCCCGAGCAGGTCGAGTACGTGTTGATGGGACAGGTCCTGCAGGCGGGCCAGGGCCAGATCACGGCCCGGCAGGCGGCGGTGAAGGCCGGGATCCCGATGACGGTGCCGGCCATGACGGTGAACAAGGTCTGTCTCTCGGGGCTCAACTCCATCTACCTGGCCGACCAGATGATCGCCGCCGGGGACGCCGATGTCGTCGTGGCCGGGGGCATGGAGTCGATGACCAAGGCGCCCTACCTGCTTCCGGAGGCCCGAGCGGGCTACCGCATGGGCGACTCCTCGCTGGTCGATTCGATGATGTTCGACGGGCTGTTCTGCGCCTTCGACGTGTGCGCCATGGGAGCAGCGACGGAGCGCTACAGCAAGGCCGCCAGCATCGCCCGCGATCGGCAGGACGCCTTCGCTGCTGCCTCGCACGAGCGGGCTGCGGCGGCCATCAAGGACGGCCGCTTCGCCGACGAGATCGTCCCCGTGTCGGTGCCGCAGCGCAAGGGCGACCCCGTCGTGATCGACACCGACGAGGGCGTGCGGCCGGGTACGACAACCGAGTCCCTGGGCAAGCTGCGCCCCGCCTTCGAGGGCGACGGCACGATCACCGCGGGGAACGCCAGCCAGATCTCCGACGGCGGCGCGGCCGTGGTGGTGACCTCTCGGGCCAAGGCTGACGAGCTGGGTGTGCGGCCGCTGGGTGAGATCGTGAGCTACGGCATGGTGGCCGGCCCCGATCCGTCGCTGTTGACCCAGCCCTCGCGGTCCACCCGTCAGGCGCTCGACAGGGCCGGTCGCCAGGTCGGCGACGTCGACCTGTTCGAGTTCAACGAGGCCTTCGCTGCGGTCGGCCTGGCGTCGATGGAGGACCTGGGCATCACCGACGAGGTGACAAATGTCAACGGCGGCGCCATCGCGCTCGGGCATCCCATCGGGATGTCGGGTACCCGCCTGGCGCTGACGCTGCTGACCGAGCTGGGCCGTCGTGGTGGCGGCCTCGGCGCCGCCGCTCTGTGCGGGGGCGGCGGGCAGGGCGACGCCCTGCTGGTCCAGGCCCCGGCCTCCTGA
- a CDS encoding 5'-3' exonuclease H3TH domain-containing protein encodes MRVHLVDGTYELFRHHFGQPSHLDDAGVEVAATRGVVATLLAMLADGATHLGVATDHVIESFRNEMWPTYKSSVGVPPELLVQFPLLEDAISALGVVVWPMVDVEADDALASAAATSAEDLSVEQVLICTPDKDLAQCVVGERVVQLDRRRRPDAGPLLTDERGVVAKFGVAPSSIPDYLALVGDSSDGYPGLPGWGAKSTAAVLARYGHLEDVPELALSWDITVRGGTALASTLAEQRDLALLFRDLATLRVDPSLLEDVASLRWQGPTPEFGPLCRRLDADDLRRRAESLASRR; translated from the coding sequence GTGAGAGTCCACCTGGTCGACGGCACCTACGAGCTGTTCCGTCACCACTTCGGCCAGCCGTCCCACCTCGACGACGCGGGTGTCGAGGTGGCCGCCACCCGGGGCGTGGTCGCCACGCTGCTGGCGATGCTCGCCGACGGGGCCACGCACCTCGGCGTGGCGACCGACCATGTCATCGAGTCGTTCCGCAACGAGATGTGGCCGACCTACAAGTCGAGCGTCGGGGTACCACCCGAGCTGCTCGTCCAGTTTCCCCTTCTCGAGGACGCCATCTCTGCCCTCGGGGTGGTCGTGTGGCCGATGGTCGACGTCGAAGCCGACGACGCCCTGGCCTCGGCTGCCGCCACGTCCGCCGAGGATCTCTCGGTCGAGCAGGTCCTGATCTGCACCCCGGACAAGGACCTGGCCCAATGCGTGGTGGGCGAGCGCGTCGTCCAGCTCGATCGCCGACGGCGGCCCGACGCCGGTCCGCTGCTGACTGACGAGCGCGGTGTCGTGGCCAAGTTCGGGGTGGCCCCCAGCTCGATCCCCGACTACCTGGCGCTGGTCGGAGACTCCTCCGACGGCTACCCGGGCCTGCCCGGATGGGGCGCCAAGTCCACGGCGGCCGTCCTGGCCCGCTACGGGCACCTCGAGGACGTGCCCGAGCTGGCCCTCAGCTGGGACATCACGGTTCGCGGCGGCACCGCCCTGGCCAGCACCCTGGCCGAGCAGCGGGATCTCGCCTTGTTGTTCCGCGACCTGGCCACCCTGCGGGTCGACCCGTCGCTGCTCGAGGACGTGGCCAGCCTGCGGTGGCAAGGCCCCACGCCGGAGTTCGGGCCGCTGTGTCGCCGGCTCGACGCTGACGACCTGCGTCGGCGAGCGGAGTCACTCGCCTCTCGCCGCTGA
- the aat gene encoding leucyl/phenylalanyl-tRNA--protein transferase, with protein sequence MPIEPAPSAWRFPRPGSARDRHRRVGGSGLADDVVAVGADLEPGTLLAGYRNGLFPMPLDLPGRPPVMGWWSPDPRAILPVDGLRVSRSLARSCRRFEVRVNTAFEAVGRACASPDRPGRWITPDISVAYEGLHHLGWAHSVEAWAPGEGPGGEDLLAGGLYGVAIGGFFAGESMFHRRSDASKVALVALVEHLVSGGATLLDVQWLTPHLGRLGAVEISRERYLDLLAEATARPLPSAFGGP encoded by the coding sequence GTGCCCATCGAGCCGGCCCCGTCTGCCTGGCGCTTTCCGCGTCCCGGCAGCGCCCGTGATCGTCACCGCAGGGTCGGCGGTAGCGGGCTGGCCGACGACGTCGTCGCCGTGGGCGCCGACCTGGAGCCGGGCACGCTGCTCGCTGGCTACCGCAACGGCCTGTTCCCCATGCCGCTCGATCTTCCGGGTCGGCCGCCGGTCATGGGCTGGTGGTCACCGGACCCGAGGGCGATCCTCCCCGTCGACGGCCTGCGCGTCAGTCGCTCGCTGGCCCGGTCCTGCCGACGTTTCGAGGTGCGTGTGAACACCGCCTTCGAGGCCGTGGGTCGCGCCTGCGCCAGCCCCGATCGCCCTGGCCGGTGGATCACGCCGGACATCTCGGTGGCCTACGAGGGCCTCCATCACCTGGGATGGGCCCACAGTGTCGAGGCCTGGGCTCCCGGTGAGGGCCCCGGCGGCGAAGACCTGCTCGCCGGCGGCCTCTACGGCGTCGCCATCGGCGGCTTCTTCGCCGGTGAGTCGATGTTCCACCGCCGCAGCGACGCATCCAAGGTGGCGCTGGTGGCGCTGGTGGAGCACCTGGTCAGCGGCGGCGCCACGCTGCTCGACGTGCAGTGGCTGACGCCTCATCTCGGTCGCCTGGGCGCCGTCGAGATCAGCCGGGAGCGCTACCTCGATCTGCTGGCGGAGGCCACGGCCAGGCCCCTGCCGTCGGCGTTCGGCGGACCGTAG